ttctcttctcttctctctctcgctctctcccctctccctctcctctcaatttttctctgtcctagcaaatcatcaacatcatcatctTCTGTAGGTTGTGAATTTGTCCTGTAGACACTGATCCCCAACAATAACTGTGAtggcaataaaattattttaaaggaaggaagaaagagagataaagggagagggagagggagagggagagagagagaaagagaaagctttgGATGCCAGCATGTGGCTCAGTTAACATGTGTAAGGAGCTGAGTTTGAAGCCCAGGGCTACCACATGGAGTGCCTGAAGGTAGAAAGCCCCAAGAGTACTGCAGtgatatctatccttctctctgtctccctctcaatttctcaatttctcttcatctctcactatctagggaaaagaaggaaagaaaaaagttagaTTGGGGCTgggttatagcataatggttatgcagaaagacttttttttttaagaatgctttaactttttttccctttgtctttatttatttattggatagagacatccagaaattgagagggaaaggggtgataggaagagagacggagggagatacctgcagccctgcttcaccactcctaaagctttctccttgcaggtgggggccgggggctcaaacccaggttcttgagcactgtaacatacatgctcaactaggtgcgccaacacccgaccccagaaagactttttttgcctgaggcatcaaaggtcccaattTAAATCCCAGGCAGCACCATGAAGTAGAACAGGCCTCtcaggacagacagacaaacaaacaaacaagcaagcaaacaaacaaacaataggggtcaggtggtagcacacctggtttgttaagcgcacacattacagtgcacaaggactgaggttcaagcccctggtctccacctgcagggggaaaacttcacaagtgttgaagcagggctgcaggtacctctctgtctctctccctttctatgcccccccaatttctgtctctatccaataataagtaaataaaaatatttaaaaaaataaatattaaaaacaaacaaaaaagatatgaTCAACATAGGTAGAAAAATCTAGATGATTTGAATTTACATCACCACTCTATTTTCTGGCTGTTAATAACTACCTTAAAGTcatctctctgtgcctcagtatccaatttaaatttttattttttaattatctttatttattggatagagacagtcagaaatcaagagagaatggggagatagagaggaagtgctttaccacttgcaaagctttccccctgcaggtggggatgggggcttgaacccaggtccttgtgcactgtgcgctcaactaggtgcaccaccaccctgcccaccccccccccccgtgcctcaGTATCTCCATCTCTTAAATGACTTGCTTTAGGGTTAAAAAGGATAATGAATGTAAACTGTTCTTAACACAGAGCAGTGTGCAAAACCTGCTAGCTCATGTATTTACTTAAGCGCTTGGGTAACCCCTGGAGTCCACAGTCTCATGGACTCTCAATTTTCCAGCTCTGGGATGGCCTCCAAGTGGGGGTTCTGCAAAGTCTTTGGAACTGGATGGGACACAAAGGGAGGTCACGGCTCGTTGCGTAGTAACAGGGACTTTCTTTACCTGTGAAGACCTGAGCTGGTGTTTACAGGTAACAAAGTGGGTGGTGGTAATAGTCTCTAAAGAAGTTAAAGGTTAAACAAAGAGAAATTCTTCTGGGTGGAATGAATATGGGGTTTGGTgttgggaactagcagcttccaggccctgcccaccccacagatggggtggggggaactcATTATGCAGGTTTGGCGGCTCCCTGTGACCATAGAAACCAAACTGATTCTCTCTCaaacagggctctgaggaagggtTATTTACCCCTGGTGTGAGGATCATCTACACAGAACTTCCTTAGCAGAGAACATCCCTCTGTATCCAGCTGCGATGGGGTGCCACTCTAGCAAGAACATCCAGGTGGCGAGTGAGTCCCAGGAGCCTGGAGAACAGCCAGAGGGTGAAGAACCCAGTCTGGAGGTGAGCTCAGAGACAAGAGATGGTAAAGATGCCTCAGTGAAGGATGGAGCTTCTGAGTGCAAGAGCTGAGAGTTTTCTCTCTTCTAATGGACCCTCACATCGTTCCTGAAATGCTCAGAGTGAGGGAAGAAGAGTCTTTGGGATTCAGACTGCAGAAACACATTCAGGCTTTGCTCATTGGAACTGTGAGGAAAATAATGACCCTTCTTTTCCCTAGTTCTTTGACTGAGGGGACAGCTGACGTCTTCATACATCACGGGACATTCTCACAGCTTCTAGACAAACCCCGTAAGCAGGCTTTTCTGGTCTACTGCCTCAGTTGACTGTCCAGGAAACTCTTACCTGCTTCCCAATCTGAACTCTAAGAGGTCTGCTGTTATAATATTGGCTGGAGCATGTGGCTTTCAgcttccttctctcaattttcccCCAATAGCTAGCTGAACTACCAACATTCCTAGCGCAAAggctttgtgtttgtcttgtttagtGCTGTCTGTATGAATAATTTAATATCTAACTTGGATAATTGTTAATGAATTAAAGGAACAAGCGGGATCAGACTGTGATCACTTAAATGGAAGACAACAAGGCCGTGATCATTCAGTAAGTGGAGCCCTGAGAGCTGGTGGAAGGAAGAAGGATGTGTGTTCCTGCATTTTCATTTCCCAGAAAAAATGTCCCTCTGTTAAGATTCATGTGTCTCCTCATTACCAAAAGTCTGTCAGTTTGAACCCTCCGGCGTCTGAGCTATCTGTGTCAGCCTCAAAAAATGTTTTGCTGTTTATGAACATGCCTgccagtctttctctcccacccctgcatgtgttttgtttttgattacATGTAAAAGTATTTAAATTTGAAAGCAAATAGACATGTTTGCAAATAAATGATGACACAACACATTTGAAAGAAAGGCAGGGTTGGGGATCTGAGATAACTGACTCAACAGGGAAGGGTGGGTGTAATCTTGTGAACATAAGTGTGAGAACAGGCGATGGTCCCACTCCTTTGTACAAGACTGGCATCACACGTGGAAAACTTAACATGGTGGTTGAATGTGATTATCACAACCatccccattttatagataaggaaactgaggcactgaGAGGGTAAATAACCTGCTCGAGTATGACCAAATAGGTACAGCCCAGGTTTATACCCTAGCAGTATGGCTCCAGGGTTCATACTACCAGCCAATGCAGAATTCTGCTAAAAGCAGAGGGTCCCATTACAATCTGTACTGGGGGCTACTTCTCTTTATTTACTTGGACCTAACTTTCCTTTATGAGGTGGGAAACTGGGCCAGtagaacagctcacctggataataggCTtgcttgccatgtgcatgacgcaGGTATGAACctagccccactgcactggagaagctttggtgtctttttaaaaacatcatcattattattattgccactaagattattgctgggttaatctaccactcccaatggccatcccctaccccccccccttttttaaaaaaattgataggacacagagaaattgagaaggggaagggagatgggGATAAACGAAGAGAGATATCTGTACTTTACTTATGAAgctcttctcctgcaggtggggactgggggcttgaacctgggtccttgtgcatggtaaagtatgtgcttaaccaagagCATCACTGCTCAGCCTCCCAGCTTCGgcgtctttcactttctttctttgtctttgttcctgaaaaaaaaaagttaacctagAGTGGGGAAGTCCTGATGATGGGGGGAGACGGGGAGGGAGTAGAAGAAATAGGTAAATGATCAGAGAAGGCTAACCCCACT
The DNA window shown above is from Erinaceus europaeus chromosome 2, mEriEur2.1, whole genome shotgun sequence and carries:
- the CHD9NB gene encoding CHD9 neighbor protein, with amino-acid sequence MGCHSSKNIQVASESQEPGEQPEGEEPSLEVSSETRDGKDASVKDGASECKS